In [Leptolyngbya] sp. PCC 7376, a genomic segment contains:
- a CDS encoding PAS domain-containing protein: MKAVPSVIAFLSAKQESYKQLQTLLQRSNSRQFQVNWLDLRQEWSDEQLAQYDIFLSDAPTAYLVEKQHLFASKFLFWLTDSETIQAELIQQPITDCFLWSEFNGDLLSHCLRRQRHLQPVQQSPSAELEETQGDRPREASPSQNLEHIPLQPLNDYYEKTPAMLHSINPKGEIVAVSDRWLEVMGYERQEVLGCKAIDFLTPQFQAYGIKMIALLQQQGFIEDVDYQFVKKNGEIIDITLSAVVENVGDEKRCLAILTDITDRNRLAKELQTYQAHLQSIIQTRTQALANSEARLRSVFECAPLGIFEMDLAGNLRFANHHFSEMVGKNIDELIGCNLTTVTNSEDLEFTNELLNDFANNDFEGFNHDLRYCRGDRWFWGHLRIAPVQDVYGNTEYLIATVENIHERKLIEESLRTSKARLLAAQKIANIGIWEWDIERDQTYWSAEIFKIYGLPVNSFQPNSKSFFERLHPDDLPSIQTVIQKILNNQEFPEYWEYRIITPTGTTKTIKDFYEIVRDEAGEIIKLRGAVQDITDYTNTIAALEASEARLSRAQTIAHIGIWEWDAIQNQTYWSDETFRMYGLPIGSCQPTIETFLGLVHPDDRPAIVTRIEALLNGEPVTEFSEYRIITPAGETKIIRDFHEAVYDKTGKVIALRGTTLDITESQNTIAALKASEARLSRAQAIANVGIWEWDIENDQTYWSDETFKMFDIPVGSIQPNAEAFLSLLHPDDRLVATARIEKIVDKEDITSFSERRILTPKGQTKVIREFHETVCNEAGDPVMLLGATIDITEFRQAIVALETSEARLAQSQKIAKLGYWENDLVNNQIFWSDTTYELFGVTPDTFEPTFESFIALVHSDDHQCINDAFQNLLQDTENTSAQLEFRVVTPNDDIKVIRAYMESIRDESGQAISVRGTNQDITEDKKTISALEASEARLAKAQKVAKVGVWELDVKTDILTWSDECFYIFDLEPQSIEPNFEFFLSMVEPGDRPRVLEIRETLKSRKTVDRFEYRINTTSSQKIIVENIDVVQDKSGKVTHFSGTSQDITAFRQTSIALQESETRFRELVENIDECFWISPPIPTKLNYVSPAYEKIWGRSCQSVLEDSCSWLEAAHSEDQPHLKTALRNMAKGALFNEEYRVIRPDGQHRWVHSRSAPIHDDHGHLLHHIGVITDISDRKKIELELRSSEARFRSIFDQASLGIAQIALEGNFLLINQAFCNMLGYEQAEIQQFHWFELTHPDDLENCFALMDQMFRGDITNMILEKRYIHKQGHLVWVKVIISFIYDVAGKPESILTLLEDISAYKAATTELAHTQNRYEDLVNGVHAIMYQYSSTRGAIFYSSRLKDILGYDVDYMLENSGLWCDLIHPDDYQKVIDIFTNPDPNQQYLVEYRILDAKGNWRWLSDKSFRIEQINNTEEYVISGLALDITQQKQIDAILRRRRKRETILAEISNRMIIESEVNLTDILALLGEIFQADRMSVMLSQPQRPMVVKRLTAWVAREDLMVDLGQLEEIDLSPYPWWLEHWRDQRSIFINRNSPLPESAEMEREFLASFNVKAVMWLPLQNHNGEHWGYIECSSTAIDHPLWSKEDADLLAIAGNLIYNYLTRKQYTQQLERAKEQAETANYAKSQFLTSMSHELRTPLNTILGFAQVMGESKIFPAQHRQHLDILHASGKKLLILLNEILELARFEDGEESLNLGLFNLFGLLDDLHNMFRATMVQKNLEFQIQRSADLPRYITADQTKLHSVLIHLLSNASKFTTVGHVRLIVEVISQEPLIIRFSVSDTGIGIKELEQPRLFEDFVQLEAGDRHGQGSGLGLALSQKFVKLMGGEINVSSQPNRGSCFSFELRCDAERLEEEPSPDNLAQNLVELKSLTQSDIEALPIEWRKEFYKAACAARTNTLEQLLQTLPPSTEAIAQQLQTLINQLNFETLAKLTQPTELSDEPKQ; encoded by the coding sequence ATGAAAGCAGTTCCTTCTGTCATCGCTTTCCTGTCTGCAAAACAGGAGTCCTATAAACAGCTTCAAACATTATTGCAACGGAGTAATAGTCGTCAGTTTCAAGTGAACTGGCTAGATCTTCGCCAAGAATGGTCTGATGAACAACTCGCACAATACGACATTTTTTTAAGTGATGCTCCCACAGCTTATTTAGTTGAGAAGCAGCACTTGTTCGCCAGCAAATTTTTATTTTGGTTGACAGATTCAGAAACCATTCAAGCGGAACTCATACAGCAACCTATTACCGATTGCTTTTTGTGGTCTGAATTTAACGGTGATTTGTTGAGTCATTGTTTGCGTCGCCAAAGGCATCTTCAGCCTGTCCAGCAATCTCCTTCTGCAGAACTCGAAGAAACTCAGGGCGATCGCCCACGCGAAGCATCTCCATCACAAAATCTTGAGCACATTCCTCTACAACCACTCAACGATTACTACGAAAAGACCCCGGCAATGCTCCATTCGATTAACCCAAAAGGTGAAATCGTTGCCGTGAGTGATCGCTGGCTAGAAGTGATGGGCTACGAACGACAGGAGGTACTTGGATGCAAAGCTATCGACTTCCTCACTCCCCAATTTCAAGCCTATGGCATAAAGATGATTGCTTTACTGCAACAGCAAGGCTTTATTGAAGATGTTGACTATCAATTTGTGAAAAAAAATGGCGAGATTATTGATATAACTCTCTCAGCAGTTGTGGAGAATGTGGGTGATGAAAAACGATGTTTAGCCATCCTGACTGACATCACTGATCGCAACCGTTTAGCCAAAGAATTACAGACCTACCAAGCTCATCTACAAAGCATTATTCAAACCAGAACCCAAGCACTTGCCAATAGTGAAGCCCGGCTCAGAAGTGTCTTTGAATGTGCGCCACTAGGCATTTTTGAAATGGATCTCGCTGGCAATCTTCGGTTTGCTAATCATCACTTTTCAGAGATGGTGGGAAAAAACATTGATGAACTTATCGGTTGCAATCTTACGACAGTTACAAATAGCGAAGATCTTGAGTTTACAAATGAGCTGTTGAACGATTTTGCTAACAATGATTTTGAAGGTTTTAATCATGATCTACGTTATTGCCGTGGAGACAGATGGTTCTGGGGTCATCTCCGCATTGCTCCCGTCCAAGATGTCTACGGCAATACAGAGTACCTCATTGCGACGGTGGAAAATATTCATGAACGCAAGTTAATCGAAGAGTCCCTGCGCACGAGTAAAGCACGGTTACTAGCGGCTCAAAAGATTGCCAATATCGGCATTTGGGAATGGGATATCGAGCGGGATCAAACCTATTGGTCAGCCGAAATTTTTAAAATATATGGCTTACCAGTCAATAGTTTTCAGCCTAACTCTAAGAGTTTCTTTGAACGACTACATCCTGATGATCTACCCAGTATTCAGACGGTAATTCAAAAAATCCTTAATAATCAAGAGTTTCCTGAATATTGGGAATATCGCATCATCACCCCCACAGGCACAACAAAAACGATCAAGGATTTTTATGAAATTGTGCGGGATGAGGCAGGTGAAATCATTAAGTTGCGAGGGGCCGTCCAAGATATTACCGACTATACAAATACGATTGCAGCACTAGAGGCAAGTGAAGCGAGGCTTTCTAGGGCACAGACGATCGCTCATATCGGTATTTGGGAATGGGATGCAATTCAAAATCAAACCTATTGGTCAGATGAAACTTTTAGAATGTATGGCTTGCCTATCGGTAGTTGCCAACCGACCATAGAGACTTTTTTAGGACTAGTACATCCAGATGATCGTCCAGCAATTGTCACGCGAATCGAAGCTCTGCTCAACGGCGAACCAGTAACAGAATTTTCTGAATACCGCATCATCACCCCAGCAGGAGAAACAAAAATTATTCGGGATTTCCATGAAGCGGTATACGACAAGACCGGAAAAGTGATTGCTCTCAGGGGGACAACACTAGATATCACAGAGTCTCAAAATACAATCGCAGCATTAAAAGCTAGTGAGGCTAGACTTTCTCGGGCACAGGCGATCGCCAATGTTGGTATTTGGGAATGGGATATCGAAAATGATCAAACCTATTGGTCAGATGAAACCTTCAAAATGTTTGATATTCCTGTCGGGAGCATTCAGCCGAATGCTGAAGCTTTTCTCAGTTTGTTACATCCAGATGATCGCCTAGTAGCCACAGCGAGAATTGAAAAAATCGTTGATAAGGAGGATATCACTAGCTTCTCTGAACGTCGTATTCTCACGCCTAAAGGCCAGACAAAAGTTATCAGGGAGTTCCATGAAACGGTCTGCAATGAGGCAGGAGATCCTGTGATGTTATTGGGAGCAACTATCGATATCACTGAGTTTCGACAGGCAATCGTCGCATTAGAAACGAGTGAAGCTCGTCTTGCTCAATCCCAAAAAATTGCAAAACTAGGCTATTGGGAAAATGACTTAGTCAATAATCAAATCTTTTGGTCTGATACCACCTATGAACTTTTTGGGGTGACACCAGATACTTTTGAGCCAACATTTGAAAGTTTTATCGCACTCGTGCACTCAGATGACCATCAGTGCATTAATGATGCTTTTCAAAATCTTTTACAAGACACAGAGAATACATCTGCACAACTAGAATTCCGAGTTGTGACACCGAATGATGATATTAAAGTCATTCGAGCTTATATGGAATCAATTCGAGATGAATCGGGTCAAGCCATTAGCGTTAGAGGGACAAACCAGGATATCACTGAAGATAAAAAGACTATTTCGGCTTTAGAAGCAAGTGAGGCTCGTCTCGCGAAGGCTCAGAAAGTGGCCAAGGTTGGTGTCTGGGAATTAGATGTAAAGACCGATATTCTCACTTGGTCAGATGAATGTTTTTATATATTTGATCTTGAACCACAGTCGATTGAGCCCAATTTTGAGTTCTTTTTATCTATGGTCGAGCCGGGCGATCGCCCACGTGTCCTTGAAATACGAGAGACTCTCAAATCAAGAAAGACAGTAGATCGGTTTGAGTACCGCATCAACACCACTTCCTCTCAAAAAATCATTGTCGAAAATATCGATGTTGTGCAAGATAAGTCAGGAAAAGTCACCCATTTTTCCGGAACATCACAAGATATAACTGCTTTCCGACAAACAAGTATCGCTCTCCAAGAAAGTGAAACTCGCTTCCGAGAATTAGTGGAAAACATTGACGAATGTTTCTGGATCAGTCCACCAATACCGACAAAACTCAATTATGTTAGCCCAGCTTACGAAAAGATTTGGGGACGCAGTTGCCAAAGTGTTCTAGAAGATTCATGCTCTTGGCTTGAAGCAGCACATTCTGAAGATCAGCCTCATCTCAAAACAGCTCTGAGAAACATGGCAAAAGGAGCGTTATTTAATGAAGAATATCGTGTGATCCGACCTGATGGACAACACCGCTGGGTACACTCCCGTTCTGCGCCTATTCATGATGATCACGGTCATTTATTACACCATATTGGTGTGATCACAGACATCAGCGATCGCAAAAAAATAGAGTTGGAGCTCCGAAGTAGTGAAGCCCGTTTCCGAAGTATCTTTGACCAAGCCAGTCTCGGTATTGCCCAAATTGCTTTAGAAGGAAATTTTCTATTAATCAACCAAGCCTTTTGCAATATGCTTGGCTACGAACAAGCAGAAATACAACAATTCCACTGGTTTGAGTTAACCCATCCTGATGACTTAGAAAACTGTTTTGCCCTCATGGATCAGATGTTCCGAGGGGACATTACGAACATGATTCTCGAAAAACGCTATATACATAAACAGGGTCACCTTGTGTGGGTTAAGGTGATCATCTCGTTTATCTATGATGTAGCTGGGAAACCAGAATCTATCCTCACCCTGCTCGAAGACATTAGCGCATACAAAGCTGCAACTACTGAACTAGCTCATACCCAAAATCGTTACGAAGATCTCGTCAATGGCGTACATGCAATCATGTACCAATATTCAAGTACCAGAGGCGCAATTTTTTATTCCTCCAGGCTGAAAGATATTTTGGGCTATGACGTAGACTACATGCTTGAGAATAGTGGACTTTGGTGTGATTTAATTCACCCCGATGATTACCAAAAAGTCATAGATATTTTTACTAATCCAGATCCCAATCAACAATATCTTGTGGAATACCGCATCCTCGATGCTAAGGGTAATTGGCGATGGCTAAGTGATAAATCTTTCCGCATTGAACAAATTAATAACACTGAGGAATATGTCATTAGTGGTTTAGCCCTCGACATTACCCAGCAAAAGCAAATTGATGCCATCCTCCGCCGTCGTCGTAAACGAGAGACGATATTGGCAGAAATTTCTAACCGTATGATTATTGAATCAGAGGTGAATTTGACCGACATTCTGGCATTGCTAGGCGAGATCTTCCAGGCAGATCGTATGTCGGTGATGTTGAGTCAACCTCAGCGGCCAATGGTGGTAAAGCGTTTGACAGCATGGGTCGCACGGGAAGACTTAATGGTTGATTTGGGACAGCTAGAAGAAATTGATCTAAGCCCTTATCCTTGGTGGCTAGAGCACTGGCGAGATCAACGTTCGATTTTCATAAACCGGAATAGCCCGTTGCCAGAGTCTGCTGAAATGGAGCGGGAATTTCTGGCAAGCTTTAATGTGAAAGCAGTGATGTGGTTGCCATTACAGAATCACAATGGTGAGCACTGGGGTTACATTGAATGTTCTTCGACAGCGATAGATCATCCGTTGTGGTCAAAGGAGGATGCGGATCTCTTGGCGATCGCCGGTAATCTCATCTACAACTATCTGACTCGCAAACAATATACCCAGCAACTGGAACGGGCAAAGGAACAGGCTGAAACGGCCAACTATGCAAAAAGCCAGTTTTTGACGAGTATGAGTCATGAATTGCGGACGCCCTTAAATACAATTTTGGGTTTTGCGCAAGTAATGGGAGAGTCAAAGATTTTTCCAGCACAGCATCGTCAGCATTTAGATATTCTTCACGCATCAGGCAAAAAACTATTAATACTCCTCAATGAAATTCTTGAGTTAGCACGCTTTGAAGATGGAGAAGAATCATTAAATCTGGGACTCTTTAATTTGTTTGGCCTTCTCGATGATTTACACAATATGTTCCGAGCAACAATGGTTCAAAAAAATCTAGAGTTTCAAATCCAGCGCAGTGCCGATTTGCCACGTTACATTACCGCAGATCAAACAAAGCTCCATTCAGTTTTAATTCATCTCCTCAGTAATGCAAGCAAATTTACGACAGTAGGCCATGTCAGGTTGATTGTAGAAGTGATAAGCCAAGAACCTCTCATCATTCGTTTTAGTGTAAGCGATACAGGGATTGGGATTAAGGAGTTGGAACAGCCACGATTATTCGAAGATTTTGTACAACTAGAGGCTGGCGATCGCCATGGTCAGGGTAGTGGACTGGGATTAGCCCTGAGCCAAAAATTCGTAAAATTAATGGGCGGAGAAATCAACGTTAGCAGTCAACCAAATCGAGGGTCTTGTTTTTCATTCGAGTTACGGTGTGACGCTGAAAGACTAGAAGAAGAGCCATCCCCGGACAATCTCGCTCAAAATTTAGTTGAGCTGAAATCGCTAACCCAATCAGATATAGAGGCATTACCGATCGAATGGCGCAAAGAATTCTACAAAGCAGCCTGCGCAGCACGTACTAACACCTTAGAACAACTATTGCAGACATTACCGCCTAGCACTGAGGCGATCGCCCAACAACTGCAAACATTAATAAACCAACTAAATTTTGAAACCTTGGCGAAACTCACACAGCCAACAGAATTATCCGACGAACCAAAACAATGA
- a CDS encoding GNAT family N-acetyltransferase → MTKQAKVSIRQVQYRDLSAIARLVQQEDIDIASPLEIGLEEHIENTKNHYGLVKLLDVFPNPSQYSFHGYVLEVNGELVAFVKISPFNSSQSTWRVDQIIIDSSFPKLEYHGSARQPGSTLLRYCFDHEIEARNWILEVNVNAKQALSLYRQNGFQPLAELTYWAIAPEILSELALQEPAIPNLMPVSNADARLLYQLDTASMPPMLRQVFDRHIQDFKTSPVGNLICRVQNWSQQTDMVEGYVFEPQRKAAIGYFAVQLAHRDDRPHHGRLTVHPAYTWLYPELFIKMSQIAQLRPEQPLYMTSTDYQPEREEFFGTVGATQMEHTLLMSRSVWHKVRETKRQEAWQLSGMLQGLQPIHTPIPSRMNWFKNHPSLNLPKSHGEQNFLSEN, encoded by the coding sequence ATGACAAAGCAAGCGAAAGTATCTATCCGCCAAGTTCAATATCGCGATCTTTCGGCGATCGCCCGATTGGTGCAGCAAGAAGATATTGACATCGCTTCGCCCCTAGAAATCGGCCTAGAAGAACATATCGAAAATACGAAAAATCACTATGGCCTAGTGAAGTTACTCGATGTCTTCCCGAATCCCAGTCAGTACAGTTTCCATGGGTATGTGTTGGAAGTGAATGGTGAATTGGTCGCTTTCGTTAAAATTTCTCCATTCAACTCGTCCCAGAGTACATGGCGTGTTGATCAAATCATCATTGACTCTTCTTTCCCGAAATTGGAATATCACGGTAGTGCCCGCCAACCTGGTTCTACCTTATTGCGCTATTGCTTTGACCACGAAATTGAAGCACGGAATTGGATACTAGAAGTCAATGTCAATGCGAAGCAAGCGCTTAGTCTTTATCGGCAAAACGGTTTCCAGCCTCTAGCTGAACTAACTTATTGGGCGATCGCCCCCGAAATTCTCAGCGAACTTGCTCTTCAGGAACCAGCGATTCCAAACCTGATGCCTGTGAGTAATGCCGATGCCCGTTTGCTGTACCAACTCGATACCGCATCCATGCCGCCAATGCTCCGGCAGGTATTTGACCGCCATATCCAAGACTTTAAAACTAGTCCAGTAGGCAATCTTATTTGCCGTGTCCAAAACTGGTCACAACAAACAGATATGGTCGAGGGTTATGTATTTGAACCCCAACGCAAAGCGGCTATTGGTTATTTTGCGGTTCAACTTGCCCATCGTGATGATCGCCCTCACCACGGTCGGCTCACAGTTCATCCTGCCTACACATGGCTCTATCCCGAACTCTTTATTAAGATGTCGCAGATTGCGCAACTCCGTCCAGAACAACCTCTATACATGACTTCAACGGATTATCAGCCAGAGCGCGAAGAATTCTTTGGCACGGTAGGCGCAACTCAAATGGAACATACCTTGCTGATGTCTCGTTCCGTTTGGCATAAAGTCCGCGAAACTAAACGACAGGAAGCTTGGCAATTATCAGGAATGTTGCAAGGGTTACAACCAATCCATACGCCGATTCCCAGCCGTATGAATTGGTTTAAAAATCATCCCAGTTTAAACCTCCCCAAATCCCATGGAGAGCAGAATTTTCTCTCGGAAAATTAA
- the ruvX gene encoding Holliday junction resolvase RuvX produces the protein MAIAALGLDIGRKRIGVAGCDGLGLFTTALTTINRTTIEADLEAIAKLIEARQIKILVVGLPYQMDGTLGKQAKATQKFARKLSRHFELPIEYVDERLTSVEAETQLKAKKKYDRNNKGLVDQLAAKIILQQWLDSRAENS, from the coding sequence ATGGCGATCGCCGCACTGGGGTTAGATATTGGTCGTAAACGCATTGGTGTAGCCGGATGCGACGGCTTGGGCTTATTCACAACTGCCTTAACCACAATTAATCGGACAACGATTGAAGCAGACCTAGAGGCGATCGCCAAACTTATTGAGGCTCGTCAAATTAAAATATTGGTGGTGGGATTGCCTTATCAAATGGATGGCACCCTAGGAAAACAAGCTAAAGCCACCCAAAAATTTGCAAGAAAACTCAGTCGTCACTTTGAGCTACCCATAGAATATGTCGATGAACGTTTAACGTCCGTGGAGGCTGAAACACAGCTGAAAGCAAAGAAAAAATATGACCGCAACAATAAAGGCTTAGTTGATCAACTTGCAGCAAAAATTATTCTGCAGCAATGGTTAGACTCTCGCGCTGAAAATTCATAA
- a CDS encoding chemotaxis protein CheB encodes MSLTDQFHKSRENFHVVGIGSSAGGLRTLEEFFEHMPNDSGAAFVVVQHLSPDFKSLMKELLERQTQMMVHQVENGMALEPNHVYLISPRNNLTLRDRHLYLVEQDSNLHSSQNFPINEFFHSLAKNCREKAIGVVLSGTGNDGTEGLESIHNQGGMSLVQSPTSAEFDDMPQSAIAKGLVDQVLPTQQLAQVIYDYVSLGKIDITKASLGERHLNVERVQDIITLLQESEDLEISDYKISTLSHLIYRRASLAGSKDLTSYLNFLTISHEEKIFLKNDLQIFRLEDELQQTRKNLQTAIQELEATNKEWQATKEALLASNEKLQNTNEELLSVNAELNTVNAEYQDTIAELTELSGDINNVLRSTYIGVVFLDSELCIRKFTHTATLAINLRETDIHRPLNHITHNLDFQDLTKPLLTVLETEQPLESEVTLRDRPNIHLLMRIHPYITHLGECDGIVLSFVDISELKNIQTRLADSNNFLEFLYRNAPVGLALFDQNLRWLRLNQEVADIDGVSISAHIGKTPREILPAIGDQVEALLTQVIQTGEGLFNVSIHGITPADPHIERDWLANYYPVTFQNGDCGVGVVVTEITDLVQAKKTIQEREGRLKYLQNACPGVIFTCQPTIVYRFNFISQNILDLVGFEGDRFFQDPDMWFNHIATQDQQTVIDSFHRKSPLNHIEHEYRFRCASGKNKWLAANLKLIRDDDGQPLEYVGFLLDISARKAAEADLRKQESLFRLTIDQSDITVFTQDLDLRYTWVYNPTIFKAKDILGRLDSDLYSEAIATQLITHKQKILDSEQGDSLQIAINIDGCQRHFDLRLEPLMDSENRVIGLAGVSYDITAEKEQQKKLAQQNVTLTEISQKTQAANIAKDEFLANMSHEIRTPMTAILGFTELLQEELKDHPDTAEYLQIIYSSADSLLVILNDILDLSKIEAGKLRLKYETFSLPQLFADMEKMFIPKTNQKGLEFSMVVEESTPEFVVFDEVRLRQILFNLISNAIKFTNQGSVQVTASIHNVSSEDSNLKLEIADTGIGIPVSDQERIFEAFTQREGQSTRNYGGTGLGLHITSRLTEMLNGIICLDSEVDRGSKFTLVFSNITFSNTINSGQSKEKSISPIANYLQQLNDLPQIKILCVDDNITNRLLLKSIFDQTKHSFFEAEDGQEGITMALKHKPDVILLDLLMPILNGAEAIARMKKMSELKDIPIIILTAHTGDIPAEVTPHISGFIRKPFKSKSILKILRKIFSSV; translated from the coding sequence ATGTCGCTAACTGATCAGTTTCACAAATCAAGGGAAAATTTCCATGTAGTTGGGATCGGATCATCTGCTGGTGGTTTGCGGACATTAGAAGAGTTTTTTGAACACATGCCCAATGATAGTGGGGCAGCTTTTGTCGTTGTGCAACATTTATCGCCTGATTTTAAGAGCTTAATGAAAGAGCTTTTAGAACGGCAGACACAGATGATGGTGCATCAGGTTGAGAATGGTATGGCATTGGAGCCAAATCATGTGTATTTGATTTCGCCTCGCAATAATTTAACGTTGCGCGATCGCCACTTATATTTAGTGGAGCAAGACTCTAATCTTCATTCCTCCCAAAACTTTCCGATCAATGAATTTTTTCATTCCTTAGCTAAAAATTGTCGCGAAAAGGCGATCGGTGTTGTGCTCTCTGGGACAGGTAATGATGGCACTGAAGGCTTGGAAAGTATCCATAATCAAGGGGGGATGAGTTTGGTGCAATCGCCGACATCAGCAGAATTTGATGACATGCCCCAAAGTGCGATCGCCAAAGGATTAGTTGATCAAGTATTACCGACTCAACAGTTAGCTCAAGTGATTTATGATTATGTGTCGTTGGGCAAAATAGATATTACTAAAGCATCTTTGGGAGAGAGACATCTCAATGTTGAACGAGTCCAAGACATTATTACTCTCCTACAAGAATCAGAAGATTTAGAGATTTCTGATTACAAAATCAGCACTTTGTCGCATCTTATTTACCGCCGTGCATCATTAGCTGGTTCCAAAGACCTAACAAGCTATCTCAATTTTCTAACGATTTCTCATGAGGAAAAAATCTTTTTGAAAAATGACTTGCAGATATTCCGCTTGGAGGATGAACTCCAACAAACTCGTAAAAATCTTCAAACAGCCATTCAAGAGTTAGAAGCGACAAATAAAGAATGGCAGGCAACGAAAGAAGCATTACTGGCATCTAATGAAAAGCTGCAAAATACCAATGAGGAACTCCTCTCTGTTAACGCAGAGCTCAACACGGTCAATGCAGAATACCAAGATACAATTGCGGAACTAACGGAGTTGAGTGGAGACATTAATAATGTCCTACGCAGTACATATATAGGGGTTGTTTTCCTCGACAGCGAGTTATGTATCCGAAAGTTTACCCATACAGCAACGCTCGCCATTAATTTGCGGGAGACAGATATCCATCGTCCACTCAATCACATCACCCATAACTTAGATTTTCAGGATCTGACTAAGCCTTTATTAACAGTTTTAGAGACAGAACAGCCCTTAGAATCAGAAGTCACATTGCGCGATCGCCCGAATATTCATCTCTTGATGCGCATACATCCCTACATAACCCACCTCGGAGAATGTGACGGCATTGTTTTGAGCTTTGTCGATATCAGTGAACTTAAAAATATCCAAACTCGCCTTGCTGACAGCAATAATTTTCTAGAGTTTTTATATCGCAATGCGCCTGTCGGATTAGCGTTGTTTGACCAGAATCTTCGTTGGCTGCGTCTCAATCAAGAGGTTGCAGACATTGATGGGGTTTCCATTTCAGCACATATTGGCAAAACGCCGAGGGAAATCTTACCGGCAATTGGCGATCAAGTTGAAGCGCTGCTAACGCAGGTCATCCAGACAGGAGAAGGATTATTTAATGTGTCAATTCATGGGATAACACCAGCAGATCCACACATCGAGCGGGATTGGCTGGCCAACTATTATCCTGTGACGTTCCAAAATGGCGATTGCGGTGTGGGTGTTGTCGTTACAGAAATTACGGATTTGGTGCAAGCGAAAAAAACAATTCAAGAACGTGAAGGACGTTTAAAGTATTTACAAAATGCTTGCCCTGGTGTGATTTTCACTTGTCAACCGACAATTGTATATCGATTTAATTTTATTAGTCAAAATATTCTGGATTTAGTGGGATTTGAGGGCGATCGCTTTTTCCAAGATCCCGATATGTGGTTCAACCATATTGCAACCCAAGATCAACAAACTGTTATTGATTCTTTCCATCGAAAATCTCCCCTCAATCACATTGAACATGAGTACCGTTTTCGTTGTGCATCGGGCAAGAATAAATGGCTCGCCGCCAATCTCAAATTAATCCGAGATGACGATGGACAGCCTTTAGAGTATGTCGGCTTTTTACTCGATATCAGCGCTCGCAAAGCTGCGGAAGCAGACCTCCGAAAGCAAGAATCACTTTTCCGTTTAACTATCGATCAGTCTGACATCACAGTATTTACCCAAGATCTTGATCTACGCTACACCTGGGTTTATAACCCCACAATTTTCAAAGCAAAAGATATTCTCGGCAGATTAGATTCGGATTTATATTCTGAGGCGATCGCTACACAACTCATCACCCACAAACAAAAAATTCTGGATTCCGAACAAGGTGATTCTTTACAAATTGCGATCAATATTGATGGATGTCAACGCCACTTTGATCTCCGCCTAGAACCATTAATGGATTCAGAAAATCGTGTGATTGGACTAGCAGGCGTAAGCTATGACATCACCGCAGAAAAAGAGCAGCAAAAAAAATTAGCCCAACAAAATGTCACCCTTACAGAAATCTCCCAAAAAACCCAGGCTGCCAATATTGCTAAAGATGAATTTTTAGCAAATATGAGCCATGAAATTCGCACACCAATGACTGCAATTCTTGGCTTTACAGAACTCCTACAGGAAGAACTAAAAGATCATCCAGATACAGCCGAATATCTACAGATTATTTACTCCAGTGCCGATTCTCTATTGGTTATTCTCAATGATATCCTTGATCTTTCTAAAATTGAAGCAGGGAAACTAAGACTCAAATATGAGACTTTTAGCTTGCCTCAACTCTTCGCAGATATGGAGAAAATGTTCATCCCAAAAACCAACCAAAAGGGCTTGGAATTTTCGATGGTTGTCGAAGAATCCACTCCAGAGTTCGTTGTCTTTGATGAAGTTCGACTGCGACAAATTTTATTTAATCTCATTAGCAATGCGATTAAATTCACCAACCAAGGCTCAGTTCAGGTCACTGCATCTATTCATAATGTGAGCTCAGAAGATAGCAACCTCAAACTTGAGATCGCTGATACAGGTATAGGGATTCCAGTCTCAGATCAAGAGCGTATTTTTGAAGCCTTTACCCAGCGCGAAGGACAAAGTACAAGAAATTATGGTGGCACTGGCTTAGGACTACATATAACCAGTCGTCTCACCGAAATGTTAAACGGTATTATCTGTTTAGATAGTGAGGTTGATCGGGGTTCTAAATTTACTTTAGTTTTCTCCAATATCACTTTTTCAAACACAATAAATTCGGGACAAAGCAAAGAAAAAAGTATTTCACCGATCGCTAATTATTTACAGCAACTGAATGATTTGCCACAGATTAAGATTCTATGTGTGGATGACAATATAACCAATCGTCTTTTACTTAAATCAATATTTGATCAAACTAAGCATTCTTTTTTTGAAGCGGAAGATGGACAAGAAGGAATAACAATGGCTTTAAAACATAAGCCAGATGTAATTTTATTAGATCTACTGATGCCAATCCTGAACGGAGCAGAGGCGATCGCCCGTATGAAAAAGATGTCGGAACTCAAAGATATTCCCATCATTATTTTGACCGCTCATACTGGAGATATTCCTGCGGAAGTTACCCCTCATATTTCAGGATTCATCCGTAAGCCTTTTAAGAGCAAATCGATCCTAAAGATCTTGAGAAAAATCTTTTCTTCAGTCTAA